Proteins encoded together in one Phycisphaerae bacterium window:
- a CDS encoding DUF488 domain-containing protein, translated as MTVTLYTVGHSNQTLDQFLTLLHAFQIRRLVDVRRFPSSRRYPHFNRENLAESLSDHKIEYLWCEALGGRRQSEASADSPNSALRDPGFRHYADYMMTQPFTQAIDHLIDLAKNAAAAVMCAEKLHWRCHRRLIADYLTAVRSVSVQHILDPGRTLPHVLTEGAAVENQRLSYPQPTLFDHSHDRKAD; from the coding sequence ATGACCGTCACTCTCTACACCGTCGGCCACTCCAACCAGACCCTCGACCAGTTCCTAACCCTGCTGCACGCCTTCCAGATCCGCCGGCTGGTCGACGTCCGACGATTCCCCAGCTCCCGCCGTTACCCCCATTTCAACCGCGAAAACCTCGCCGAGTCCCTATCCGACCACAAGATAGAGTACCTCTGGTGCGAAGCCCTCGGCGGCCGACGCCAATCCGAGGCCTCCGCCGACTCCCCCAACTCCGCCCTCCGCGACCCGGGCTTTCGCCACTACGCCGATTACATGATGACCCAACCCTTCACACAAGCCATCGACCACCTGATCGACCTGGCCAAAAACGCCGCCGCCGCTGTGATGTGCGCGGAAAAACTCCACTGGCGGTGTCATCGCCGGTTGATCGCCGACTACCTGACCGCGGTGCGCAGCGTCAGCGTCCAGCACATCCTCGACCCCGGCCGCACGCTGCCCCACGTCCTGACCGAAGGCGCAGCCGTCGAGAATCAGCGCCTAAGTTACCCTCAGCCAACGCTTTTCGACCATTCGCATGATCGAAAAGCCGACTAA
- a CDS encoding YbhB/YbcL family Raf kinase inhibitor-like protein has translation MDKRTVEKIALRSSAFEEGQAIPMRYTGDGQDVSPPLSWGELPEGTAAVALIVDDPDAPTPKPWVHWVIYNIPAGATGLPEASPATPELAEPQGAVQGRNTWDTIGYKGPAPPKGHGVHHYHFKIYALDQPVMTEPGATKDELLDRMSGNIIGQGELTGTYQR, from the coding sequence ATGGACAAGCGAACGGTGGAGAAGATCGCGCTGCGCAGTTCGGCGTTCGAGGAGGGTCAGGCGATCCCGATGCGGTACACCGGCGACGGGCAGGACGTCAGCCCGCCGCTGAGTTGGGGTGAGTTGCCGGAAGGGACGGCGGCCGTGGCGCTGATCGTGGACGACCCGGACGCGCCGACGCCTAAGCCGTGGGTGCACTGGGTGATCTACAACATTCCAGCCGGCGCGACGGGATTGCCGGAGGCGTCGCCGGCGACGCCGGAGCTGGCTGAGCCGCAAGGGGCGGTTCAGGGCAGGAATACCTGGGACACGATCGGCTACAAGGGCCCGGCCCCGCCGAAGGGGCATGGCGTGCATCACTATCACTTCAAGATTTACGCGCTGGATCAGCCGGTGATGACCGAACCGGGGGCGACGAAGGATGAGCTGCTGGACAGGATGTCCGGGAACATCATCGGGCAGGGCGAGTTGACCGGGACGTACCAGCGTTAG